A genomic region of Miscanthus floridulus cultivar M001 chromosome 3, ASM1932011v1, whole genome shotgun sequence contains the following coding sequences:
- the LOC136544269 gene encoding uncharacterized protein translates to MSTNTDDEKSRWEQVMDNFDLVFKQMNDISLIQQQLKQSVDETKAEQKLISKQVQKDSTHHHALPKMQFPTFDGNHPKIWLDNCDNYFRIYKTEEEMKVTYATMHLQDNAAKWWQAYKQGRTWPSWTAFCSVVLSKFGIDDFRTAITDLLALKQSGTVEEYTLAFQALQYNITMHNSHYDEVFFALAYVAGLKDDIRAAVEPQVPLKVDRAALIAKIQQRTQERTRAKYNKNTTAPKPQFQKQDTPSPQTNNANLQRLRQLRDYRRANNLCFACGDKYEPGHQDTCPKRHKAQVHALVINDLDTNKEEITEDMLNQLAIEETLAQDFYHLSLNALSSMDTDNSMKLKALVQDKVMLTLLDSDSSHSFISSNFVKLAKLDTVTIPTRTVRLANGDMLTTTAKVKNLQWYIQGHTLGCDMIVLDMTTYDAILGYDWLKQQGPMEVDWSNKTLKFHIHNKPVKLQGIISPPLQAKPISASKLYKDTKGNNSWAFVIVKTTHATLSPPNLPPAEPPPSIQHILDQHSQVFSDP, encoded by the exons ATGTCGACCAACACGGATGATGAAAAGAGTCGCTGGGAGCAAGTCATGGACAATTTCGACCTCGTGTTCAAACAAATGAATGATATCAGTCTGATCCAACAGCAGTTGAAGCAAAGTGTGGATGAAACAAAGGCAGAGCAGAAACTCATATCCAAGCAAGTACAG AAGGATTCCACACATCACCATGCACTTCCCAAGATGCAATTTCCAACTTTTGATGGCAACCATCCCAAGATATGGCTGGACAACTGTGATAACTACTTCAGAATCTACAAGACCGAAGAGGAGATGAAGGTCACATATGCCACAATGCATTTACAGGACAATGCTGCCAAATGGTGGCAAGCCTACAAACAGGGTCGCACTTGGCCCTCCTGGACTGCATTCTGTTCAGTCGTTCTGTCCAAGTTTGGGATAGATGATTTTCGTACAGCCATCACTGATCTGCTAGCTCTCAAGCAAAGTGGTACCGTGGAAGAGTACACTTTGGCGTTTCAGGCACTGCAATATAACATTACCATGCACAACAGCCACTATGATGAGGTTTTCTTTGCTTTAGCTTATGTAGCCGGTCTCAAGGATGACATCAGAGCAGCGGTAGAGCCCCAAGTCCCACTCAAAGTTGACAGGGCAGCTCTAATTGCCAAGATCCAGCAGAGAACCCAAGAGAGAACCAGGGCCAAATATAACAAGAACACTACTGCTCCCAAGCCACAGTTTCAGAAGCAGGACACTCCTAGTCCTCAGACCAACAATGCCAATCTGCAAAGACTTAGGCAGTTGAGAGATTACAGACGTGCTAACAATCTGTGTTTTGCTTGTGGTGATAAATATGAACCTGGCCACCAAGACACTTGTCCCAAACGTCACAAGGCTCAAGTTCATGCCTTGGTTATCAATGATCTAGACACAAACAAAGAGGAAATTACAGAAGATATGCTGAATCAGCTAGCTATTGAAGAGACTCTTGCACAAGATTTCTATCACTTATCTCTGAATGCACTCTCTAGTATGGATACTGACAACTCTATGAAGCTCAAAGCCCTTGTGCAAGATAAAGTGATGCTTACCTTGTTAGATTCTGACAGTTCACATAGTTTCATCAGTTCCAACTTTGTAAAATTGGCCAAGTTAGATACTGTAACAATTCCCACAAGGACAGTCAGATTGGCTAATGGAGACATGTTGACTACTACAGCCAAAGTAAAGAACTTACAGTGGTATATTCAGGGGCATACTCTAGGCTGTGATATGATAGTCTTGGACATGACTACTTATGATGCCATCTTGGGCTATGACTGGCTTAAGCAACAAGGCCCTATGGAGGTGGATTGGTCCAACAAAACTCTCAAGTTCCACATCCACAACAAACCAGTTAAGCTCCAGGGCATTATCTCCCCTCCTTTGCAAGCCAAACCCATATCGGCCAGTAAGTTATACAAAGACACCAAAGGCAATAACAGTTGGGCTTTTGTTATTGTAAAAACCACCCATGCCACCTTATCTCCACCCAACCTTCCACCAGCCGAACCACCTCCATCTATACAACACATTCTTGATCAACATAGCCAAGTTTTCAGTGATCCCTAG